A single Dunckerocampus dactyliophorus isolate RoL2022-P2 chromosome 2, RoL_Ddac_1.1, whole genome shotgun sequence DNA region contains:
- the nog2 gene encoding noggin-2, whose protein sequence is MVPVLLYMLLCVHFGVCQHYLRLRPSPSDHLPVPDLKEDPDPDYDPREQDLSERTLRKKLGSHFDPNFMSISAPVLTNFSAPDIKLQGPMPNEIKKLELTETPYGKRVKVGKKARRKFLQWLWTYTHCPVVYTWKDLGVRFWPRYIKEGNCFSERSCSFPEGMSCKPVKSINKIFLRWYCQGFLRQKYCTWIQVQYPIISECKCSC, encoded by the coding sequence ATGGTTCCAGTGCTCCTCTACATGCTGCTGTGCGTCCACTTCGGAGTGTGCCAGCACTACCTTCGCCTCCGTCCGTCCCCCAGTGACCACCTGCCAGTCCCGGACCTCAAGGAGGACCCCGACCCGGATTACGACCCCAGGGAGCAGGACTTGTCCGAAAGGACTCTGAGGAAAAAGCTGGGCAGCCACTTTGATCCCAACTTCATGTCCATTAGTGCGCCTGTGCTCACCAACTTCTCGGCGCCAGACATCAAGCTGCAAGGGCCCATGCCCAATGAGATCAAGAAACTGGAGCTCACAGAGACCCCCTACGGGAAGCGCGTCAAGGTGGGCAAGAAGGCGCGGAGGAAATTCCTCCAGTGGCTGTGGACCTACACGCACTGTCCCGTGGTGTACACCTGGAAGGATTTGGGGGTGAGGTTCTGGCCGCGCTACATTAAGGAGGGCAACTGCTTCTCGGAGCGCTCCTGTTCATTCCCAGAGGGGATGTCTTGCAAACCTGTCAAGTCCATCAACAAAATATTCCTACGGTGGTACTGCCAAGGCTTTTTAAGACAGAAATACTGTACGTGGATACAGGTGCAGTACCCGATCATCTCAGAGTGCAAGTGTTCATGCTGA